Within the Serratia sp. UGAL515B_01 genome, the region CGTAACCCGATCGATTCGAAACCGTAGGTGCGAGCATAAACCCCAGCATAAATTTCGTTGACTAGTTTGGTGACAGCATAAGGTGATAGTGGATTACCAATACGATCCTCACGCTTGGGCAAATTTGGCTCATCACCATAGGTTGAACTGGAAGCGGCATAAACAAAGCGCCGAACCTGCGCGCACCGCGCGGCATCGAGCATGTTCAGGAAACCCGTGACGTTTACGCCATGACTTGTCAATGGATCATTCACTGAACGAGGCACAGAACCCAACGCTGCCTGATGCAATACGTAATCGATTTGCTTGACAGCTTGGGTACAGTCGCTGAGGTTTCTCACGTCGGCTTCAATAAACGAGAAACGGCGCCAGCGCTCTGCACCTACGCGATCTCTGACCTCATCAAGATTACGCTGATGACCCGTAGCGAAATTATCTAACCCACGAACATCCTGTCCAAGCATCAGTAGGGTTTCTACCAGATTGGAACCAATAAAGCCGGCGGCTCCGGTTACCAACCAGCGTGAGCGCTGAGAGAGCAATTGTTCACACAAAGCCTGCTGGGTAGCGTGCTGTGCCCATGTAGGCAACAAGAGATTTTGGTTAATAGCCATTTTTATATCAGGGTCCGTTGAATGAAAGATTAATATCCTCCCCAGACTTCAAGTTACATGGGAGCAGCGTTCTTTAGCACCCGTCACATAGTTAGCGATGTGACGGGTGACTCTCGATCTTTCCGCCTGCATGCACTCGAATTATCTGGAGTGTATATCGTCGCTCTACTGTCAGTGCCCGCCGGTATTTTCAAACGGGCAGATAACTCAGACGCAACGTGCAACAAGATTGATAATTTGCCTCTTTATACATGCTTAGGTGGTGTTCTGAATGAAGGATTGAGCAACGTAAAAGTTGCGGTATTGACACCTCCACCTCATTATTTCCCCTTGTACAATGCAATGCTCAGCTATACCGCAATGCACGATATGTTCCTGTAATAACTCGGTAAAGAAACGCCAACAGTAAACCAAGCACAAGTGCTTCGAGCAGGATCAGCGGCGCATTAGGACTACTTGGCCGATCACCTGGTTCAGGGTGTACGATGATGCTCAGATAGCGCTGCAACCGCAGCGTGCTGATGAATGATTGCTGATAATTCTGTCGTGCCGTTGCAAGATTAGCTTCAGCAAACAGCTGAGCATTCTTGAGCGCCTCATAGGTTTTAAGCCGATCAGCCTCGGTATCTCCAAGGCCACTCAGACGCTGGCGGGTATCGGCCAGACGTTTTTGTAACGCCGCGACCTGTATTTTCATCGCCTCCATCATCGGGTGGTCGGGATTTCCCAGTGCACGGAGCTTATAAAGATTGATGTATGCTGTATTGAGTTCCCCTTCGAGCTGACTGAGTTGCGAGAGTTGCATCGCAGTATCTGCAGCAGGATCGATATTGCCGTTCTTAATGCGCCAGTTCGCTAGTCCTTCCAGTGCTTGGAGAGCCTGCTGCTCGGCCAGTGCGACCGCTTGCTGGCTAACCTTCAGCGCGTCGGCAATGCCTTTTTCATCCATTTTATGTACAAACTGTTGAGCCAGATCGATTAATGCAAGCGAAATCATCTTGGCGTCGTCCGGCGAAAAAGCGTTGACCTCCATCAGATTGATCTGTTCTTGCATGCTGTACGACATATTGACCAGAGACTTATAAGCCTCATACAGTGCATCGTCACTGGCATCAGGCATCAACCTGTTCATAGGATCGAATGTTGTATTTGTCAGGTAACGGCGCAGTCCGATCTTCTTGTCTAGCTGATGCATTGCGTCACGTGAATTTAGAAAACTGTTGACAGCCCAGCCGTCCACCAAACTCCCCGATGTGTTACTACCCGTTGAAATCAGGCTAGTGACGTTGTTAAGTGGTGTCTGGCTTTGCTGATCGCTGGCACGTACCGAAAAACGGGACTCTGCCGTATAGCGTGGCGTGGCCACAAACATCAAATACAGAATTGCCAGTATCATGGGTACCA harbors:
- a CDS encoding SDR family oxidoreductase: MAINQNLLLPTWAQHATQQALCEQLLSQRSRWLVTGAAGFIGSNLVETLLMLGQDVRGLDNFATGHQRNLDEVRDRVGAERWRRFSFIEADVRNLSDCTQAVKQIDYVLHQAALGSVPRSVNDPLTSHGVNVTGFLNMLDAARCAQVRRFVYAASSSTYGDEPNLPKREDRIGNPLSPYAVTKLVNEIYAGVYARTYGFESIGLRYFNVFGARQDPAGAYAAVIPKWIAAMLAGKDVEIFGDGETSRDFCYIGNVVQANLRAALQDMTGRSEVYNVAVGGRTTLNQLFEIIRNNMALLGFDYDRQPIYKTPRAGDVRHSQADVSKAQLGLGYVPLFDLKAGMKEALPWYVHLLADVSMQHG